DNA from Pseudomonadota bacterium:
NNNNNNNNNNNNNNNNNNNNNNNNNNNNNNNNNNNNNNNNNNNNNNNNNNATCATCACCTTCAACCAGAACCGTATATAAACCGGTAATACTGCCATCACTTTTTGAACGGCCAGCTCGTTCCAGAAGTTTCGGCAGCAAAGCAAAAACAGAAGGAGTATAGCCCTTGGTTGTGGGAGGCTCTCCAACCGCCAGACCAACCTCACGCTGGGCCATAGCAAACCGGGTCAAAGAATCCATCATCAGCAGAACATCGCGGTTTTTTTCCCGAAAATACTCGGCGATGGCGGTTGCCAGAAAAGCTCCCCGCATGCGCACCAGCGGCGGTTGGTCCGATGTTGCCACCACTACCACACTACGAGCCAGTCCTTCCGGCCCCAGGTCACGTTCAATAAACTCCCGCACCTCCCGACCCCGTTCGCCGATCAGGGCAATAACATTGACATCGGCCATGGTATAACGGGCCATCATCCCCAACAGGACACTTTTACCAACACCTGAGCCGGACATAATTCCCAGCCGCTGTCCCTTACCACAGGTCAACAGAGCATTGATTGATCGAATACCAAGATCCAGTGGTTCCCTGATTCTTGCCCTTTCAAAGGGATTAAGCGGATCCCGATAGATGGGAATTTCTTCATAACATTCCAGCGAACCCCGGCTATCAAGAGGCTGACCCAACCCATCTATAACCCGACCCAACAGCTTTGGGCCGACCCCGGTAGTAGCCCGATGTTCCCGGGAAATAATCTGGCTTCCCGGGGCAATCCCCAATCGGTCGCCAAGGGGCATCAACAGGATACGCTGATTACGAAAGCCAACAACTTCAGCAATAATACTGGTAGAAGTTTTTTCATTGATAATCTGGCAGACATCTCCCACGGAACTGGGTGGACCACTGCCCTCGATAATCAACCCGGACATCCCCACTACCTGGCCGATTGAACGCATTGTCCTGCAACCCTCAACCCGTTCGATCAGCTGATCAAAATCAAGCATGTCCACCTCAAAAAGCTGACAAATCCCTTCTCAGTCCCGCAGGGCATCACTGATCTCAGCAAACCGGGTATTCAGTCCGGCATCCACCTGCCCAACCGGAGTTTCCAGGATGCAGCTTCCCCGTGCCAGGCCTTCACCGGCCACCAGCTGAACCTGTTCCAGCTGCTCAAACTCAGCCTGTAGAGCAGGCAGTTTATCATTGAGAACCTGGTAATCATCCGGATGCACTCGCAGGGTTATGGGACCTTTAGCCGGCATTTCGCTGATAGTTTCACGGGCAATGGTCGCCATAACTTCGGGGTTTTGAGATAACTCCTGATGAACAATTTTACGGGCAATCACCATGGCCAGGTCAAGCAACTGGGTCTCGTACTGCCCCAGCAAGTCTTTTTTCAAAGAGACAAAAACGGAAA
Protein-coding regions in this window:
- a CDS encoding FliI/YscN family ATPase, producing MLDFDQLIERVEGCRTMRSIGQVVGMSGLIIEGSGPPSSVGDVCQIINEKTSTSIIAEVVGFRNQRILLMPLGDRLGIAPGSQIISREHRATTGVGPKLLGRVIDGLGQPLDSRGSLECYEEIPIYRDPLNPFERARIREPLDLGIRSINALLTCGKGQRLGIMSGSGVGKSVLLGMMARYTMADVNVIALIGERGREVREFIERDLGPEGLARSVVVVATSDQPPLVRMRGAFLATAIAEYFREKNRDVLLMMDSLTRFAMAQREVGLAVGEPPTTKGYTPSVFALLPKLLERAGRSKSDGSITGLYTVLVEGDD